The DNA window ATCTGGGTCGCCACCTGCACTGGCCTCGCGCCGACCTCGCGGTAAGCTTGCTGAAGCCGGTCATAGGTTTCGGCGTTCTCGAAGCGCTCGACTTCCAGCTCGGTGGCTTTTTGCAAAATCATGGCGCTGATCTGGTGCTGGAGGCTGTCACCCAGCAGTTCGCGGGCCGAGTTTTGCACGGTGCTCAGCACTCCGCTGGTGATGACCAAGCCGACTTGTAGGCCCAGCAGCGAGAGCAGCGAACCGTAAGACTCGCTCCCCGTCACCGACTGCGCCACCGCGTTGAGCAGCAGTTTGCTGACATACAAATTGGCGGCGGGCAGCACCGAGGCCAGCAAAGTGGTGAGGGCAAACCAAGTCGTCTGGGCTGGGCTGGCCCGCCACACCAGCCGCAGGGTGGCCGCCAAGTCTTTGAGTTGCTGGCGCTTTGAAGTCTCGCTGGCGGCAGAAGCTTTGGGCGCGGAGCGCTGCGGAAAAGTCACACGCGAGTTTAGGGCGTAGCGGGGCGGGACAAGGTAACGAAGGGAGGCAGCGTAGCAACGACCTTGCTAACCCCCTGGCCCCTTACCGTCCGTCCAGCTCATCCCAAAAAGCGCAGTGATGCTGGGCCAGAAAGTCGCCGCTCTGTATGTTGCCCTGCGGCGCGAGCGTCAACCAGTTGGGACGCTGCGGCGTGGTGGCCGCCCATGGGGTCAGTTTTGTCGAGGGCTCCGCGCCGCTGGGATTGCCGGTCCTGGCAAAATTTGTCCAATACTGCTGCATCTGCTTAGAGAGTTGGCGCTGAACTGGCGTGAAGTCGGCGGGGTCGGCCAGCCCGCTGAGCGCCGTGCCGAACACGTAAATCAGCTCGGAGGCGTGGTAAGCGCCCAAGCTCGGCACGCTGCGGGTGGGACTGAGCTGACTCACGGCCTGCGGATCGCTGAATTCGTAAGCGTAAGTCGGCACGAAGCGGCTGAGCTGCCCGGTCACACTGGCCACCGGGCAGGCAAACAGGCCATCGGTGACGACGGCGGCGGCGGTCAAGCCGGTGGTCGGGCGTAGTGTGTCTGGATATTCTTTGATCAGGGTCAGGACTTTGGGCGGGTTGAGTACCGTCAGCAGCCCCCAGTACAGCGGCGTGCTCATGGCCCGGTCTGCGCCGGCCAGATAAGCGGTGAATAGGGTGCCCTCATCATGGTTGGTGCCGATCAGCACCGGAACGTGCGTAAACAGGCCGGTTTGGTACGCCTGATAAGGCGAGGTGGGCAATACGGCGTCGCCGTAGATGGGCGGCAGCGCCACCGCGTTGGGCGCACGGCTGCCCGGCACCGTGACGTTCATCAGCTCGGTGCTGGTTTTGCCGCGCAAGCACTCGGCTCCGGCGGGGGTGTTGGGACAGCCCAAGTCTTGGGTGTAGCGTGCGCCGATGTCCAGCGCTTGGGTGAGCGGCGCGGTGTTGATGCCCGCCGCGCAGGGGCCGCTTTGCAAAATGGCTTTTTGAAACAGGCCCTGCGACAAAGGTGAAGTCAGTAAGCCGCACAGCGCAATGCCGCCCGCCGATTCGCCGAAAGCGGTGACATTGTGCGGGTCGCCGCCGAAAGCCGCCGCGTTGCTCTGCACCCACCGCAGCGCCGCCTGAATATCCATCAGGCCGTAATTGCCGGTTCCTTCCGGGCCGAGCGCGGGCGCGGCCAGAAAGCCCAGCGGCCCGAGACGGTAATTGAGCGTGATGACCACCACCCCGTACTCACGGGCCAGCACCGAGCCGTCGTAGATACTGCCGGTGCCGGTGTCAAACGAGCCGCCGTGAATCCAGACCATCACCGGCGCGGCGGTATTTTTAGGCGCGGCATTCTTTTCAGGTGCAGCGGCGTTGAGTGGCGCGTACACGTTGAGATACAAACAGTCCTCGCTGCCGCTCAGCGTCCGGTCAGGATTGCCTGTGATGGCATTGGGCCGCTGAATACAGATGTCGCCGGGGCGTGAAGCGTCGCGCCGTCCGGGCCAAGCGGGCATGGGCTGCGGGGCTTTCCAGCGCAGGTCGCCCAGTGGCGGCGCAGCGTAAGGCACGCCCAGAAATTGATTGACGCCCGCCACTTCGCGCCCGCCAAGCAGTCCTGAGGTCACACTCGCCTGAATGATGGTGTCGGGATCGGGAAGCGCCAGATTGTCTGCTGGTTGGGCAGATTCAGGTCGAGTTGGTACGGTTTGTGGGGTGAGCGGCGCAGTCTGGGGTGCCGCCTGAGGTGAGGAGGGTGGAGCCGACTCCTGAGCGTGGGTGAAGCCGCCCAGCAGAGCAAAAAAACCAAGTAAAGTTTGGACGTGCACTCGCATGGCCCAGTGTGCACTGCCCAGCCGTTGACTTAATGTCAGTTAAGAGAATGTTGGCTTTACTTTTTCTTCACTTTTGTGGATCAGCTGCCGAATCTCTTTGGGCTCGGCTGTGCTGCCATTGCCACTTTTGAGCGACAATGAGCACTATGGAACTCTTGCTGCGCGAAAATCCTCAATACGTGATCGTGTTCGAGTCGGCGACTGGCGACAATGAAACCGTGCTGGCCCGCGTGCTGAACGTGGCTGAGTTGGCTGGCCCCGCCGCGCAAGGCCGCACCTCGCGCACCATTTTGCAGCAGCGCAACGGTGTTCACGCCCGCGTGTATTCGCGCTTGGCGGTGGCGGTAGCCAATCTGACGCCGCAGCAAGTAGACGAATTGCTGGCCGCGCCCGAGGTGCGGACGGTGGCCCGCAATCAGCGCCGCCACTTGCCGCCGCTGGTGCTTCCGGATTCAGTTGGCCAGTCTGCGCTGCTTACCGGTACGCTGCCTGCTTCTTCACCTGTCAACCGCGCTTTAGAGCAGATCGGCCTCGACCCCGCTCGGCAAACCGTGACCGGCAAAAATATCAAGGTGGCGGTGATCGACACCGGCCTCGATTTGACGCATCCCGACTTTGCTGTGCTGCCCGGCAACAGCCAGAGCTTTGTGCCGGGCGAACCGGACGTGCAAGACCAAAACGGACACGGAACCCACTGCGCGGGCGTGATCGCGGGCAAGGCGGTGTCGGCAGGCGGCTTTCGCTACTCGGTGGCTCCAGACACCGAACTGCTGATCGCCAAAGTCCTCGATCAGTACGGTCATGGCTACGACGATCAGATTCTGGACGCGATCGACTGGGCCACCGATCAGGGCGCGGACATTTTATCTATGAGCCTCGGCAGCGCCCGGCAAGTCGGACAGCCTTACAGCGACCCCTACGAGCGGGTGGCGTCCACGCTGCTTTCGCAGGGCATTTTGCTAATCGCAGCGGCGGGCAACGAGAGCCAGCGCCCGGCTTTGATCGCTCCGGTGGGCAATCCGGCGGCCTGTCCGTCTATTTTGGCAGTGGCGGCGGTGGATGGCCGCGACCAACCGGCATTCTTCAGTTGCGGAGCGGTGGACGCCGTCGGCAGTGTGGAAGTGGCCGCGCCGGGCGTCGGCGTGTACTCGGCGTGGGTTGGCGGCGGTTACAAGCGGATTTCCGGCACCAGTATGGCGACGCCGCACGTCGCGGGAGTGGCGGCGCTTTATATGCAGCAGTTTCCTGAGCTTTCGGGCCAAACGTTGTGGGATAGCCTCAAACAGCACGCCCGTCAGGTCGCCGCGCCCGCCACCGATGTAGGCGCGGGCGTGGTTCAGGTGCCACCCCCACAGGTATGAAGTTCTATGAAGTAAAGTGAGTAAAAGGGGGCGACTTTGTCAGGGTCGCCCTTTCTTTTGGTTCTTGCTTTTGAGTTTCGACAACGGTGTCGGCTTTGCTTTTGTGCCACTCAAGGGCTGAGAACCGTCTTCGTCAATCGACTACCCGGCAATTGTTCTGCTCAAATCATAATATAATATCCGTATTATATTAAAGCCTACTTTCCTTGAAGAAGACGCAAAGAACTTAAAGGACTTTCGGGTGAGAACAACAATTGGACGCGGTTTTTGGATTAAGCTGTGGTTTGGAGGCCCGTCACGATGTCCAGTCCAGCACTCACCAAACAACCTGCTCAGGCCGAACGAAACCAGCCGCTTCAGGGACAAAGCAGTTCAAAAGGGCGCAAAGTTCAGAAAGTGCACGTCACTTTGAGAGCTGAAGTCTGTGCCTCACCTGCCGCGCTGCAAGAAACGTTGCAGCACATCGAGCGGGTGGCGGGCCTAGTGAGTCAAAATACCCGGCGCGTAGAGCGCTACGGTATCCTCAGCGGCGAAATGGACGCGGGCCGCATTCCTGACTTGGAAGCGGTGCAGGGCGTTCAGTCGGTGAGCTTAGACCAGTTGCAACGGGCACTTTAACCCAGTATTGCAAGAACTCAGGTTCTCAGGCGGGCTGTGTTTCGGCCAGCCAAGTTTCAAATGTCTTGCGCCCCCGCGCCGCCTGAGCATCGGTGAGTGCGCCGCCCGCGATGGCTTTAAAGACAGGCAGGGGGAAGCTCAAGGCTTTGACGGGCTTGGATTTTTTGCTGGCTCTGAGGTGCTGGCGGGCCAAATATTCTAGGGTCAGCAACTGCGGCCCCACCCATTCTTCCACGCCGGGTTGACCTCTGAGGGCGTGCTGAGCGAGTGCGGCGGCCACTTCGCCGATGTCCACAGGCTGCAGCGTTCCCACCGGAACCACAACGAGTGGCCCGCCTTCTAAGCCGCTGAGCAACTCGGCCACGAACGGATGAAACTGGGCGGCGCGGAAGATGGAGAAGGGCAAGCCGCTCTCTGTCAGCATTGACTCGGCTTGCGCTTTGGCGGCGTAATAGCCAAACCCCGGCACCCGCGCCGCGCCCACAATCCCGACCTGGATAAAATGGCGCGTCCCCGCCGCTAGGCTGTAACTGTGGAGCCGCACCACCCCCGGCAGATCGCGCTTGGGCCGCTGCGGGTCGTGGGCGGTGTGAAGGACGGTGTCCACGTTTCTGAAGGCGTCCGCCAAGCCCGCGCCGCTGACGTAATCGCCCTGCGCCCACTCGTAAGCGGGATCAGGGTGACTTGGAAGCTGCCGAGTCAGGATGCGTACCCTCAGACCTTCCTCCACCAGTTCACGCGCCGCCCGTTGCCCCAGCTTTCCCGTTCCGCCGGTTAGAAGTACCCGTCGGTTGGTCATCTGCTCACCTCCGGTTCAGTCTTGGTTTAGCCCACCACCGCCAGCGCCAAGTCGGCAAACACCTCAAACGCCGCGTTGAGCCTCGCCAACTGCTGAGGCTGCACCTGACCGTCCGGCGTGAGGTAAAGACCCGCGTTGACTTCTATCCCAAAGGCTGCCGCGCCGCTTTGACGGGCGTGGCGCACGCTGATGGCGTCGGCGCTCCACGGATCATTGACGGCGACCCGCGTGAAAGTCTCGCCGGTCAGCACCTGCGCGAAAGCTTGTTCGGCGGCGTTTTGAAGGGCCGTGAATTGGGCTGCTGGAAACGAGGGTTCGGCGGGCGTGCCGAGCATCAAGGTGATGCCGGGGCGCGGCTTTCCGGTGTCTGGCCCCAGTGACGGGCCGTAGGGAGCCATGCTGTGGCCCACAATCAGGAGGCGCTTGCCGATCAGCGCCGCGCTCAGGCCCGCTTCAAAAGGATCCCAAATGGCCCTGAGCCGCGCTTCTCTGGCTTCCGGCGAGAAGCTGAACCCCGATGGATACAGCGGCGAGCGGGCAAAATCAAAGAGCTTGAGCACGCCGTTGTCGCTCTCGTCATTTCGTTCGCGGTTGAGGTCGGCGGCAAAGCGGCTCCAGGGCGCACTCAGGTGCGCGGCGTTTGGCACATTGAAAATCAAGTCGGTATACGGATCGCCTTCCAAAAAGACGCGGCGTAAAAAGGCTTCGCGCTTGTCGGTATCAAAAGCGTCTGCGCCCAGCATGGTTCGCAGCACCTCTGGCGGCAGCGCTCCGGACGAATGCGGGGTAACGATCAGTAAGTTGGAGCGGTGCGAATCAGGCATAACCTGAGAGTAAAGCATTGTGCAGGACACAGCCGCCAAGGGAACCGAAAAGCCCTGCGCTGAACAGACCAGTAAAATGTGGCCTAGGGTACTTGTCTAACAGAAGTAATGAGAAGAAAGTAACTTTATATGAAAAATAGACTTGCGTTTTTGGTAAGCACCTGCGCTTTATCGCTTGTCTCTCCAGTCCTGGCTCTGGCCGCTGGCCGCTGGTCATATGACCAAGTCTAATCTGACTGGCATGGTTCTTCCAAAGAACGCCCTTCAGGTGACTGACATAAAAGCCACCACGCCATTCAATCAGTATTTGAGAGACGTTGCCATTCAGTTGGGCGGGAGTTGTGAACACTCCGAATTCCTGATGTGGAAGGGTGGAGATTCTGAAGCCTTGACCGGTGCTCTGGCTGGTTCCAGTGCTGCTGCGGGTTATACGATTAAGAATTTTGAAGATCTCGATGCAGCGGTTATCAAAGGCACCACCGGTTTTCAAGAGTTCGCTATGGCTTCCAGCAAAAACAGCTACGCGGCGGTGTGGGTCACCAGCTCCGACGACGTGATGCTCGGCTGGTGCAACGTCAAGTAGTGACAGGAACTTCCTGTAAATTAAGGCAGGTGTTCCAGACGGAGGCGAACTGATTTCAGCGATCACCGTCCCACTCACTCCCGCAGCTCCATCACGAAGTCGTAGCGGTCACCCCGGTAAGAGGCGCGGGCCAGTTCCACCGCTCTTCCCGCCGCGTCCCAGGCCACCCGCTCGGTGGACAGCAGCGCCGCGCCCAAAGGCACGCCCAGCAGCTCGGCCAACTCCTGATCGGCGTTGACGGCCCGCAGTTGCCGCAGAGCACGCACCGGAGCCGCGCCGCGCTGCTGCATCAGGGCATATAAACTCACGTCCTGCACGTCGGCGGCGCTGAGAAGGCCCAGCCGCTCGGCGCTCAGAATGCTTTCCTCGACGGCCAGCGCTTCCCCGCCAGCCGTGCGCAGCCGCCGCACCCGGTAGACCCGCTGACCCGGCGAGAGGCCGAGCTGCATGGCTTCTTGCGGGTTGGGGTGGCCCGCGCCAAAACTCAGCACCTGCCCGCCCGCGCTCAGGCCGCGTGAGTGCATGTCTTCGGTGAAACTGGTCAGGCGCGATAAGGGATGCTGAATGCGCTCAGGCCCGCTGGCCGCCACAAAGGTGCCGCTGCCGTGCCGCCGCACCACCAAGCCGCGCTCGGCCAGCTTGAGGGTGGCTTGGCGCACTGTGACCCGCGAGACTCCCAGCCTCGCGGCCAATTCGCGCTCGGCGGGCAGGGCGCTTCCAGCAGGGTACTCGCCGCGCTCGATGGCGGCTTGCAGCGCTCCGGCCACCTGCATGTAGCGCGGGCTCGACGACAGCCCCGCCGCGCTCGGCAAGGCCGCTGCAAGCGCGGAGGGCACTGGAGAAGAAAGGTGGGCGGGCATCTTCATTTACCGTACCACTTCCGTACCAACCGGGAGCAGGAACATGCCGATTAGCGCTGACCACGCTTGCAAGTGGTCTAGGAATGGTCTTATAGTGGGCGGCAGCTTCAGTTGAAATTCAGTTCGGATCGGTTCGCTTTCCCCGCGTTCAGCCCCTTCACCTACTTTTTGGAGGTTCTCCATGACATACCGCTCCACGTTCTCTTCCACTTTGCTGACTTCTACGGTGCTGCTCAGCGCCCTAATTCTGGTTGGCAGCGCCGCCGCTGCGCCCAAGAAAATGGCGGCTTACCCCAAGCTCGGCGTCACCACCGGCAAATCGGGCGGCAATTACACGCTGGCCCTCGGCGACAGCCCGCAGAGCCTGATGTATTACGGCGTGATCGACAACAACCTCGGCCTGATCGCCCAGCAGCTCTTTGACGGTCTGGTGGAGTTCAACCTCGACACCTACAAGCTCGAACCGGCGCTGGCCGAGTCGTGGACGATCAGCCCCGACGGCAAAGCGTACACCTTTAAGCTGCGTCAGGGCGTCAAGTGGAGCGACGGCGAGGCTTTCAATGCCGACGATGTGGTGTTCACCTATCAGCAGCTCATCATGAATCCCGAGGCGCGGGCCGGAGACGCGGCCAGCTTCATGCTCGGCGGCAAGCCGATCACAGTGGAGAAGGTGGACGCGGGCACGGTGCGCTTCAATCTGCCTCAGCCCAGCCCCACTTTCTTGTTGCAGCTTCGCAATTTCATCATGCCGCAGCACAAACTCGGCAAATACAAGGGCGCGGACGTCAACAACGCCTGGCCTACCACCACCCCGCCCGCCGATATTGTCGGCACTGGGCCGTTCAAGCTGCAAGGCTACACGCCGGGCCAGAAGGTCAGCCTGGTTCGCAACCCCAACTACTGGAAGGTTGATAGCGCGGGCAACAAGCTGCCTTACCTCGCTTCGCTGGACTTCCTGATTATCCGCGATCCGCAGGCGCAAGTCGCTTCGTTTCTGGCGAGCAACATTGATCAGATCAACATTTCCGGCGCTCAGTTTCCCGACCTCAAGCAAAAAGAAGTGGCCGGCGCAGCCTTCAAGGTCATTCGCAGTCAGGCGCTGTTCGGCAGCCCGCCCTTCTTGGCGTACAATTTCGACGCCGCCGACCCCGCGCTGGCCAAAATCTTTTCCGATACCCGCTTTCGGCGTGCCATGCAAACGGCGATTAACCGCCCGCGCATCATCGACACCGTATACAACAGCCTCGCCACTTTGCCGGGGCACGGCGTCGCGCCGGTCAATACCGCCTTTTATGTCAAAACCACCGCTCAGCTCGGCAAGTTCGACCTGAGTGCCGCTGGCAAGGCGCTCGACGCGCTGGGCCTTAAAGACACCGACGGCGACGGCATCCGTAATATCAGCAAAGGCAAGAATCTGGAATTTGATTTGACCTACGGCACCGATTCCAGCGTGTATCCGCAGATGGCCACCATTTTGCAAAACGATTTCAAGCAGATTGGCGTTAAAGTCAACCTCAAGGGCATTTTGTCGAGCAAGCTGTTTTCGACTGGCATGAGCG is part of the Deinococcus detaillensis genome and encodes:
- a CDS encoding carboxylesterase/lipase family protein, translated to MRVHVQTLLGFFALLGGFTHAQESAPPSSPQAAPQTAPLTPQTVPTRPESAQPADNLALPDPDTIIQASVTSGLLGGREVAGVNQFLGVPYAAPPLGDLRWKAPQPMPAWPGRRDASRPGDICIQRPNAITGNPDRTLSGSEDCLYLNVYAPLNAAAPEKNAAPKNTAAPVMVWIHGGSFDTGTGSIYDGSVLAREYGVVVITLNYRLGPLGFLAAPALGPEGTGNYGLMDIQAALRWVQSNAAAFGGDPHNVTAFGESAGGIALCGLLTSPLSQGLFQKAILQSGPCAAGINTAPLTQALDIGARYTQDLGCPNTPAGAECLRGKTSTELMNVTVPGSRAPNAVALPPIYGDAVLPTSPYQAYQTGLFTHVPVLIGTNHDEGTLFTAYLAGADRAMSTPLYWGLLTVLNPPKVLTLIKEYPDTLRPTTGLTAAAVVTDGLFACPVASVTGQLSRFVPTYAYEFSDPQAVSQLSPTRSVPSLGAYHASELIYVFGTALSGLADPADFTPVQRQLSKQMQQYWTNFARTGNPSGAEPSTKLTPWAATTPQRPNWLTLAPQGNIQSGDFLAQHHCAFWDELDGR
- a CDS encoding S8 family peptidase, with translation MELLLRENPQYVIVFESATGDNETVLARVLNVAELAGPAAQGRTSRTILQQRNGVHARVYSRLAVAVANLTPQQVDELLAAPEVRTVARNQRRHLPPLVLPDSVGQSALLTGTLPASSPVNRALEQIGLDPARQTVTGKNIKVAVIDTGLDLTHPDFAVLPGNSQSFVPGEPDVQDQNGHGTHCAGVIAGKAVSAGGFRYSVAPDTELLIAKVLDQYGHGYDDQILDAIDWATDQGADILSMSLGSARQVGQPYSDPYERVASTLLSQGILLIAAAGNESQRPALIAPVGNPAACPSILAVAAVDGRDQPAFFSCGAVDAVGSVEVAAPGVGVYSAWVGGGYKRISGTSMATPHVAGVAALYMQQFPELSGQTLWDSLKQHARQVAAPATDVGAGVVQVPPPQV
- a CDS encoding SDR family oxidoreductase, yielding MTNRRVLLTGGTGKLGQRAARELVEEGLRVRILTRQLPSHPDPAYEWAQGDYVSGAGLADAFRNVDTVLHTAHDPQRPKRDLPGVVRLHSYSLAAGTRHFIQVGIVGAARVPGFGYYAAKAQAESMLTESGLPFSIFRAAQFHPFVAELLSGLEGGPLVVVPVGTLQPVDIGEVAAALAQHALRGQPGVEEWVGPQLLTLEYLARQHLRASKKSKPVKALSFPLPVFKAIAGGALTDAQAARGRKTFETWLAETQPA
- a CDS encoding N-formylglutamate amidohydrolase encodes the protein MPDSHRSNLLIVTPHSSGALPPEVLRTMLGADAFDTDKREAFLRRVFLEGDPYTDLIFNVPNAAHLSAPWSRFAADLNRERNDESDNGVLKLFDFARSPLYPSGFSFSPEAREARLRAIWDPFEAGLSAALIGKRLLIVGHSMAPYGPSLGPDTGKPRPGITLMLGTPAEPSFPAAQFTALQNAAEQAFAQVLTGETFTRVAVNDPWSADAISVRHARQSGAAAFGIEVNAGLYLTPDGQVQPQQLARLNAAFEVFADLALAVVG
- a CDS encoding GntR family transcriptional regulator, with product MKMPAHLSSPVPSALAAALPSAAGLSSSPRYMQVAGALQAAIERGEYPAGSALPAERELAARLGVSRVTVRQATLKLAERGLVVRRHGSGTFVAASGPERIQHPLSRLTSFTEDMHSRGLSAGGQVLSFGAGHPNPQEAMQLGLSPGQRVYRVRRLRTAGGEALAVEESILSAERLGLLSAADVQDVSLYALMQQRGAAPVRALRQLRAVNADQELAELLGVPLGAALLSTERVAWDAAGRAVELARASYRGDRYDFVMELRE
- a CDS encoding ABC transporter substrate-binding protein; the encoded protein is MTYRSTFSSTLLTSTVLLSALILVGSAAAAPKKMAAYPKLGVTTGKSGGNYTLALGDSPQSLMYYGVIDNNLGLIAQQLFDGLVEFNLDTYKLEPALAESWTISPDGKAYTFKLRQGVKWSDGEAFNADDVVFTYQQLIMNPEARAGDAASFMLGGKPITVEKVDAGTVRFNLPQPSPTFLLQLRNFIMPQHKLGKYKGADVNNAWPTTTPPADIVGTGPFKLQGYTPGQKVSLVRNPNYWKVDSAGNKLPYLASLDFLIIRDPQAQVASFLASNIDQINISGAQFPDLKQKEVAGAAFKVIRSQALFGSPPFLAYNFDAADPALAKIFSDTRFRRAMQTAINRPRIIDTVYNSLATLPGHGVAPVNTAFYVKTTAQLGKFDLSAAGKALDALGLKDTDGDGIRNISKGKNLEFDLTYGTDSSVYPQMATILQNDFKQIGVKVNLKGILSSKLFSTGMSGDWQAILAAFGDQPDPELRKPIWQPGGALYYWHRSLQPAKDGETPNLAKMQPWEKQIYDIFDKGSVTTDKTQRKALYARWQNLFAQNLPVTPIAKPDNIGVISNKYGNYIYNLGVIPGYNPVPLVYQK